Below is a window of Terriglobales bacterium DNA.
GACGTTCGCGACATTCAAACCGAGCGCAAACTGCTCGAGTCGATGGGCGCCGAAGTCGAGCTCGGATACGGTCGCGCATCGCATCGCACCAGTATCTGCTGCCGCAACTTGAGCAGTCCGGAAGCGAAGTACGAACTCGTCAAGACGATGCGCGCCTCCACGCTCGTGCTTGGTCCGCTGGTTGCGCGCATGGGGATCGCTCGCGTCTCGCTGCCTGGCGGATGCGCCATCGGCGCGCGCCCTATCGACCTGCACATCAAAGGTCTCGAGAAGATGGGAGCACTGATCACCCAGGAGCACGGCTACATCGAAGCCAAAGCCGATCGCCTGAAAGGCGCGCACATCGTATTCGAAAAGATCACCGTTACGGGCACCGAAGACCTGCTCATGGCCGCCACACTCGCTGAGGGAGAGACCGTGATGGAAAACTGCGCCCGCGAGCCGGAAGTTGCCGATCTCGCCGACCTCCTTAACAAAATGGGAGCGAAGATTCAAGGCGCGGGCACATCGACGATTCGCGTAAAAGGTGTTGAGAAACTCGGTGGCGCCAAGCATCGCATCATTCCCGACCGCATCGAAGCGGGAACCTTTGTCGTCGCCGGGGCAATTACCGGCGGAGATTTGATCGTCGCCGGCTGCGAGCCCAAGCACATGGGCGCGCTGCTCGCGAAGCTGCAGGAATGCGGAGTGAAGATTCGCGCCACCGAAGATTCAGTCCGGGTCCAGAGCGACGGCAATCTCACTGCTGCCGACGTCGTCACCGAAGAACATCCTGGATTCCCCACCGACATGCAGGCGCAATACATGGCGCTCACTACGCAGGCAGAAGGAACCTCGGTCGTTACGGAAAACATTTTCGAAAACCGCTTCATGCACGCGCAGGAGCTTGTGCGCATGGGCGCGAACATCAAGATTGAAGGACGCCGCGCCATTGTTCGCGGCAAGACTCCACTGAGCGCCGCCGCAGTGCTCGCCTCCGATCTGCGCGCGTCGGCATCGCTCGTGCTCGCTGCGCTGGTTGCGGATGGCGAGACCATCATCGACCGCGTCTATCACATCGACCGCGGCTACGAGCGCATCGAAGAAAAGCTGCGCGGAGTCGGCGCGCAGATGAAGCGCATCGGCGAGATGCTGCCCAGGAAGAGCGGACAGCTGGCCGGCGCGTTGGCGTAAGCTGACAGGCGCATTAGTTCATCTCCGAACCTGAACTGGCAAAGTCTCTACCTACCCCGAGTCCCGCGTCTTGTGCGGGACGAACGACAGTAGCCCACCATGTAGCGAAGCGGAATGGTGGGGTAACGTTCGTTGCGATTCGAGTCCGGCTTCCTGCCGGACGATTGAAAATCTTGAGTTATTAAATCATTCCCCAATCGAACCCCGAGACTCTCAATCGTCCGGCTGGAAGCCGGACTCGATCCGTTCTTTCATTTCACCCACCATTCCGCTTCGCTACATAGTGGGCTACTCTCATGCGTCCCGCCGATGGGCGGGACTTCTCCGCAACCTGAATGAATGACCCTCACGCGCCGGGCTTTGGGTCGATACCTAATTCGGGGACCGCAGCTATATTTCCCAACGCAACCGCTGTCCCCTTCTTGCATCAGTTCCAGACAAGACACCACCGTTAGAATCTAGTTCCATTTTGGGTCTGAACTTCCTCTTGACATTTGGCGAAATCCGGGATAGCACAGGAGTATGGGTCATTTTCCCGAATCCGGAACGCTAACTGGGGCCAGACAGGCTCCTCACATGGAGCTCGGCGTTAACGCCGAAACGGCTGGGGTTAACCCCGTGGAAATTTCGGGGTTAACGCCGTGGAAAACTGGGGTTAACGCCGTGGAAAAAGTGGGGTTAACCCCGGAACTAAATCGCTCGAATCTGCGGGGAAAGACGGCTCAACAGCCAGAGAAGATCGCATCTTTTCATGAAGATAGCGGAACCGTCGCTGTGAGTACCGTCTCATTCTTAGTCGCAGAAGTGCCGATTGCATGCAAATCTCGCGAATTCGATCTGGCGCACGAACTCCAAAGTCGGACCATTATCCAAGCACACTGCGCGGGACAGGCGCGAAGCGGTGTTCGACATCCTTGCAGTGACAATCTCACGGAGGTGATGAGATATCCCATGCGATCTCTAGAGACCCTGATGAGATCGAGATGAGATATCTCATGGCAAAACATGAGATATCTCATCGAGATCGGATGGGATCTCGGCTGCTAAGTCATTTCACATCAATGAAAGCTGGAAAAAATATTTGTGAACGAAGAGGCAACAGAAATCCTGACCGAAGTTCGCGCTGCGCTTTCAATCGGCTGCTGGAGTTCGCGTGCGCTCCCGGTTCTCTCAGCGAATTCGCCCCAGGTGAAATGATCACTCGCTTCCATTGCGCCTGCACTCCTCGGTGATTTACGATTTTTAATTCACCTTGCGCGTGCGGTCATCGCAGGAGCCTGACCGCAGGTTTTCTCTCTAACTCATTTCATTTTTACCGCCGGCGTGGCGGATACAGGAGAGCACTTAATGGCAATTAAAGTAGGCATCAATGGATTCGGGCGCATCGGACGCAACGTTGTCCGTACCGCGCTGAATCATCCGGGCATCGAGTTCGTCGCCGTCAACGACCTCACCGACGCGAAGACGCTCGCGCATCTGCTGAAGTACGACTCGGTTCTCGGCAATCTGAAAGAAGACATTCGCGCTACCGGCGATTCGATCCAGATCGGCAACAAGAAGATCAAGGTTTTTGCGGAACGCGATCCCGGCAATCTGAACTGGGAATCAGTCGGCGCGCAGGTGGTCGTCGAATCCACCGGTAAGTTCACTGACGCCGAAGCTGCACGCAAGCACCTTCGCGGAACGGTGAAAAAGGTAATCATCTCCGCTCCGGCCAAGAACGAAGACATCACCATCGTGCTTGGCGTGAACGAAGGCAAGTACGATCCAGCGAAACATCACATCGTTTCCAATGCTTCCTGCACGACGAACTGCCTTGCACCGATCGCGAAGGTCGTGCACGACTCGTTCGGCATCCAGAGCGGAACGATGACGACGATTCACTCCTACACGAATGACCAGGTCATTCTCGACTTCCCGCACAAGGATCTTCGCCGCGCACGCGCTGCCGCGTTGTCGATGATTCCGACTTCGACTGGAGCTGCCAAGGCCCTCCACCTCGTAATTCCCGAATTGAAAGGCAAGCTCGACGGCTTTGCCATGCGCGTCCCAACGCCTAACGTCTCTGTCGTCGATCTCGTCGCCTTTACCGACAAGAAGACCACGCCGGAGGAAGTAAACGCTGCGTTCAAATCGGCGGCGGGTGGCGCCATGAAAGGCATTCTCGGCGTGGAAGACGGCGAGCTGGTCTCGATGGATTATCGTGGAGATTCGCGCTCATCGATTGTTGATTCGCCGATGACGCGCGTAGTCAACGGAAACTGTGTGAAAGTCATTTCCTGGTACGACAATGAATGGGGGTACTCCTGCCGTGTCCGCGACCTCATCGACTTCATGGGTAAAAAGGGCCTCTAGTTCGGAGCCCGGTATGCAGAAACTTTCGCTTAAAGATCTGCCGATAAGAGACAAGCGCGTATTCGTGCGCGTCGATTTCAACGTTCCCCTTTCGGAGGAGGGACGCGTTACCGACGACACGCGCATTCGCGAAACTCTTCCCACTTTGGAATATGCCATTCGCAATCGCGCGAAGGTGATTGTTGCCTCTCATCTGGGCAGGCCGAAGGGCAAGCCGAATCCCAAGATGAGCCTCAAGCCGGTAGCCGAGCGTCTGCGCATGCTGCTCGACAACGTGCTCGAGAGCAGTTGCAACGTCGGCTTCTCGCCCGATTGTGTTGGAATCGAAGCGGAAGAGCTGGCTACGCGCCTGGAAAGCGGACAGACTCTGCTGCTCGAGAATCTGCGCTTTCATCCTGAAGAGGAAGCTAACGACGAGGCATTTGCGCGATCGTTGGCGAAGCTCGCCGACTACTACGTGAACGACGCCTTCGGCAGCGCGCATCGCGCGCACGCTTCGACGGCGGGCATCACCAAGTTTGTCGAGAAATCCGCTGCCGGGTTCCTCATGCAGAAGGAACTCGACTACATGGGTCAGGCGCTGCACGATCCGGCGCGGCCGTTCATCGCTATCATTGGCGGCGCGAAGGTCTCCGACAAGATCGGCGTGATTAAGAACCTGATGGGCAAGGTGGACGCCCTGCTTATCGGAGGCGCCATGGCGTATACCTTCCAGAAAGCTCAGGGACGCGAAGTGGGCAAGTCGCTGGTCGAGAACGACAAGCTTCAGCTTGCGTCGGATCTGCTGCGCGAAGCCAAGGAACGCAACGTTCGCCTTCTGCTGCCGGTTGACGATGTCGTCGCGATGAAGATCGAGAACGACATTCCGACGAAGACCATCGATGCGAATCAACCGATTCCCGAGGGTTACATGGGGCTCGATATCGGTCCCAAAACGGTAAAGCTGTATTCCGACGAGATCGCCAATGCGTGCACCATCATTTGGAATGGTCCAATGGGCGTCTTCGAGACGCCAACCTTTGCTACCGGAACGAAGAAGGTTGCGAAGGCAATCGCGAGTAACGAAGACGCAACGTCAATCGTTGGCGGAGGAGATTCAGTCGCCGCGGTGCACCAGGCAGGGGTGGCGGAGAAGATCTCGCACATCTCAACTGGCGGCGGCGCTTCGCTGGAATTCTTGGAAGGCAAGAAGTTGCCGGGAGTGGAGGCACTGAGTAATCGCTAGGTTCTTTGTCTTGTCATTCCGAGCGGATGCTCACGCGAGCAGTTCGCGTGAGCAGGAGAGAGGAATCCCTATCGGAGCCACGCTGTATTGAGCAGCCAGTCCTGATGTTGTAGTTCGGAATGACAGAAACGAAAAACTACTGCTTCGCGCTATGCGACTCCGCTTCCCACGGCCGCTCTTCCGATACAGGGGGATGGCCGAGGAGTTCAGCCGGCAGTACTTCGCTGAGCGCCCACTCGATCCGGTTCACGGCGTGCCCGAGATCCTTCATTGTCTTCTCGTCGCGCTGTTTGTACGAATAGAGGGAGATCACCTGGAGGGCGTTGCGAATGTGATGGTTCATCTCTGAGATAGTGCGCAGGCGTTCGCGAATGAACTTGCGACGCTCGCTGTCGCGCCGCCGCGCCTCCCAGAAGAAGGCGCCGGCAACGAACCCGGTCAGCAGATTGGAAATCGCCAGCAGGTCGTAACGAGAAACGCCTTCTCTGATGAGTAAGCGATCAAAGGCGATACCGACCACGGCAACCGCAAGCACGACCAGGATTACGATGGTCCACGAGCGCCGGGGAGAATCTTCAGAAGGGAAATTACCGAGGGAATCCTGCATTGCACTTCGGATATGAGCTGCTCTGATTTTATCGCATGCGAAAGAAACTGATAGCCGCCAATTGGAAGATGTACAAAACGCCCGACGAAGCCCGCGCCTTTGTGCGCGATTTCCTGCCGATGGTCGCCAATCATGATCGCGACGAGATCGCGTTGTTCCCACCATTCATCAGCATTCCTACTGTTGTTGAGGCGACTCGAGGCAGCCGAGTAGAAGTCGGGGCGCAGAACATGCACTTTGAGAAACAGGGAGCGTTTACCGGAGAGATCTCCGCAGAGATGCTGATCGCAATCGGCTGCAAGCAGGTGATCATCGGCCACTCCGAGCGCCGACAGTACTTTGGCGAGACCGACATCGGCGTGAATCGCAAGCTGCGCGGCGCGCTGGCCGATGGATTGAAGTCGATCGTCTGCATCGGCGAACTCTTTGAAGAACGCGAATCCGGTTTGACCGAGAATGTCTTGCGGCGTCAGGTGGGCGCGGCTCTACGCGAGATCTCGGGCGCAGACGTCGACAAATTCTGCATTGCCTATGAGCCGGTCTGGGCCATTGGTACCGGCAAGACAGCGACCCCGGAGATCGCTTCGGAAGCCCACGTCTTCATTCGCGGTGAAGCAGGAAAGGCAATCGGTGAAGATGCCGCTCAGAAGCTCCGCATACTGTACGGAGGCAGTGTGAAACCGGACAACGCGCACGCGCTCATGTCGCAGCCGCAAATTGATGGAGCATTGGTAGGCGGCGCCAGCCTCGATCCGAAGTCGTTTGCCGCCATCGTGAACTGGTGAGGAGGATGCATCTGATCGCCGACCCTCGGGCCAGTGGCAATTTCGCGATTGCGTGATTTCGCGATTTCGCGATTTAGAACCAGAAATAATCGCGAAATCAGGAAATCGCGAAATTGCGAAGCTCGCGGTCGGAGGTGGAGTCGAATGTGAACGCACGAACGCGCAACTAGCGGGAATTGCGGACCTGTTCCATTTCAGAACTGGCGAGCAGAAAGGCTCCAATGCCTTTCGGATCGTCTGGACCCGCCTTCTCATGAATGTAGTACTCGTAACTGCCATCGCGGTAAGGAGTGCCTCCGAGGCCGGCGCTGTACACAGTGTCAATTAGAGTCCAGCGACCGCTGGCATCCTGCCGAACGAAGCGATGCAGGATTCCTTGATAGGCACGCGAGGCGTTAGCTCTGTACTTCGAGTCGAGATAGCCGAGTCGAACGCCTTTGGCCAGAGCGTAGGTGAACATGCACGCTGCCGATGGCTCCAGATAGTTGCCAGGCGCTCCAGCGCGATCGGTCACCTGATACCAGAGGCCGGTCTGTTGATCCTGATATTTGGCGATCGTATCGGCCAATCGACCAAGAATCGCGATCAGTTGTGCACGTCCGGGATGATCTTTTGGGAAGTAGGGCAAGGTATCGACCAGAGCCATCGCATACCAGCCCATCGCTCGCGACCAGAAGTTCGGAGAATCGCCCGTCGTTTTGTCGGCCCACTTCTGCTGGCGGGACTCGTCCCAAGCGTGGTAAAGCAGTCCCGTTTTGGGATCGCGTGTGTGTTCCTCGACCAGGATGAACTGATGCGCAATGTCGTCGAAAGCTTTCTTGTCGTGAAACATCGCCGAGTACTGCGCATAGAACGGTTCTGCCATGTAGAGACCGTCGAGCCACATCTGGTTGGGATAGCGCTGTTTGTGCCAGAAACCGCCGGAAGGAGTGCGCGGCTGAAGATCAAGTTGATGTCGCAGCATCTGTGCTGCTTTGTAGTACTTGGCCTTGTGCTCGCGTTCGTATAGAAAGAGCACCTGGCGTCCGAGGGCCAACTCATCCAGGCTGAGCTCGTTTGGCTTGTACGAAGCAATTGTCCCGTCAGGACCAACCAATCGATCGAGTGCGCGTTCGACATACGCCAGGTAGCGCTCATCCGAAGTAAGGCGCGATACCTGAATGAGGCCGGAAAAAAGAACGCTCTTGTCGTATGCCCAATCACTGAGCTTTTCATTGCCTCGCGCGACCTTGCCCTCGGGCCACCGAAGGATGGCGGCATCCGCCACACGCTTTGCCCAAACCTGGTCTTGTGCGACGGAAAAAACTTGCATAACCAAAAGGAAAACCACCGCAAATCCGAGAGCCCGCGCGTTGGGTCGATTCATTCCGGTGAGGTTACCTCTCCTGCCTGTGAAAACAACGGCTGAATTCGCGTGTCGAAATGGCAGTTCGCGGCAAGTGTTGACTTCCGAGTTCTACCAGTGATATTTACTGTATCCCGGATTTTGTTCGCGAGGCGAACAGCGGCTAAAGCGATTTAGACGCGCCTTCGAAAGGGTCAGCGCCTGCGGGCTCGACCTCCGCAGTCGTTGCAAAATCTCCACAGCCGGAGAGGTCACCATGTCGTGTTCTCGTCGTCGCTCACTCCTATCTTTTGCACTGACGTTTGCATTCATTCTGTCGTTGACGTGCCGAACTGCCCTCGCGCAGGTTGTAGGCACTTACGACTTCGATGACGGAACAGCCGACGGATGGGTTTCATTTAACGGAGCAAGTACGCCGGTCGCGTCGAACGCGGCGGCATACAGCGGATCGGATAGTCTGCTGACAACGACGAATACCAGTGGAGCGAGCAGCGGGCCGAGTATTTCGTTAAACGGCGTCCTGCAAGCCGGGGCCACGTACACGATCACCGGTTACGTGATGCTGACCAGTGGCGAAGCCGCCACGAATGCGAACTTCACGATTCAGCGCAGCGATCCCAATTGCTCGGGCGGGACGTGCTACGACACCGTAGGCAATTATCAGGTCCCGGTAAATGATTCCAGTTGGGCACAAATAGGCGGAACATTCAAGGCGTCTGCGACGGAAACGGGGGTGCGTCTCTACGCCCAGTTGGTAGGCCCGACCACGACGCAGTCTTTTTATCTGGATCACGTCGTCATTACTGAGACGGCGCC
It encodes the following:
- the murA gene encoding UDP-N-acetylglucosamine 1-carboxyvinyltransferase; the protein is MDKFVIRGGNPLVGTVRVSGAKNAALPAMAAALLTEEPVILEAIPDVRDIQTERKLLESMGAEVELGYGRASHRTSICCRNLSSPEAKYELVKTMRASTLVLGPLVARMGIARVSLPGGCAIGARPIDLHIKGLEKMGALITQEHGYIEAKADRLKGAHIVFEKITVTGTEDLLMAATLAEGETVMENCAREPEVADLADLLNKMGAKIQGAGTSTIRVKGVEKLGGAKHRIIPDRIEAGTFVVAGAITGGDLIVAGCEPKHMGALLAKLQECGVKIRATEDSVRVQSDGNLTAADVVTEEHPGFPTDMQAQYMALTTQAEGTSVVTENIFENRFMHAQELVRMGANIKIEGRRAIVRGKTPLSAAAVLASDLRASASLVLAALVADGETIIDRVYHIDRGYERIEEKLRGVGAQMKRIGEMLPRKSGQLAGALA
- the gap gene encoding type I glyceraldehyde-3-phosphate dehydrogenase; the encoded protein is MAIKVGINGFGRIGRNVVRTALNHPGIEFVAVNDLTDAKTLAHLLKYDSVLGNLKEDIRATGDSIQIGNKKIKVFAERDPGNLNWESVGAQVVVESTGKFTDAEAARKHLRGTVKKVIISAPAKNEDITIVLGVNEGKYDPAKHHIVSNASCTTNCLAPIAKVVHDSFGIQSGTMTTIHSYTNDQVILDFPHKDLRRARAAALSMIPTSTGAAKALHLVIPELKGKLDGFAMRVPTPNVSVVDLVAFTDKKTTPEEVNAAFKSAAGGAMKGILGVEDGELVSMDYRGDSRSSIVDSPMTRVVNGNCVKVISWYDNEWGYSCRVRDLIDFMGKKGL
- a CDS encoding phosphoglycerate kinase; amino-acid sequence: MQKLSLKDLPIRDKRVFVRVDFNVPLSEEGRVTDDTRIRETLPTLEYAIRNRAKVIVASHLGRPKGKPNPKMSLKPVAERLRMLLDNVLESSCNVGFSPDCVGIEAEELATRLESGQTLLLENLRFHPEEEANDEAFARSLAKLADYYVNDAFGSAHRAHASTAGITKFVEKSAAGFLMQKELDYMGQALHDPARPFIAIIGGAKVSDKIGVIKNLMGKVDALLIGGAMAYTFQKAQGREVGKSLVENDKLQLASDLLREAKERNVRLLLPVDDVVAMKIENDIPTKTIDANQPIPEGYMGLDIGPKTVKLYSDEIANACTIIWNGPMGVFETPTFATGTKKVAKAIASNEDATSIVGGGDSVAAVHQAGVAEKISHISTGGGASLEFLEGKKLPGVEALSNR
- the tpiA gene encoding triose-phosphate isomerase, translated to MRKKLIAANWKMYKTPDEARAFVRDFLPMVANHDRDEIALFPPFISIPTVVEATRGSRVEVGAQNMHFEKQGAFTGEISAEMLIAIGCKQVIIGHSERRQYFGETDIGVNRKLRGALADGLKSIVCIGELFEERESGLTENVLRRQVGAALREISGADVDKFCIAYEPVWAIGTGKTATPEIASEAHVFIRGEAGKAIGEDAAQKLRILYGGSVKPDNAHALMSQPQIDGALVGGASLDPKSFAAIVNW
- a CDS encoding glycoside hydrolase family 88 protein; translation: MNRPNARALGFAVVFLLVMQVFSVAQDQVWAKRVADAAILRWPEGKVARGNEKLSDWAYDKSVLFSGLIQVSRLTSDERYLAYVERALDRLVGPDGTIASYKPNELSLDELALGRQVLFLYEREHKAKYYKAAQMLRHQLDLQPRTPSGGFWHKQRYPNQMWLDGLYMAEPFYAQYSAMFHDKKAFDDIAHQFILVEEHTRDPKTGLLYHAWDESRQQKWADKTTGDSPNFWSRAMGWYAMALVDTLPYFPKDHPGRAQLIAILGRLADTIAKYQDQQTGLWYQVTDRAGAPGNYLEPSAACMFTYALAKGVRLGYLDSKYRANASRAYQGILHRFVRQDASGRWTLIDTVYSAGLGGTPYRDGSYEYYIHEKAGPDDPKGIGAFLLASSEMEQVRNSR